One Mycobacterium kubicae genomic window carries:
- a CDS encoding class II aldolase/adducin family protein, with amino-acid sequence MTNALDQQRVLVAQACRVAAARGLVDGTLGHLSVRVDDDHLLIRCRSDDDTGVAFTRPRDIRLITFDGRPGAAGELDGYRVPNELPIHVETLLADSRHRAVAHLHPPAVVAADLAGIEIRPIYGAYDIPGARLARGGVPVYKRAVLIRNSALGKEMVAAMGGAPVVICRGHGITSAAGSVQQAILQAISVNELARMSLRVRAAGGTLRDIDESDWADLPDLGSAFTVASAWRHEVARLGTPHQR; translated from the coding sequence GTGACGAATGCGCTGGATCAACAGCGGGTCCTGGTCGCCCAAGCGTGCCGAGTCGCCGCGGCGCGCGGTTTGGTCGACGGCACCCTCGGGCATCTGAGTGTGCGGGTCGACGACGACCACCTCCTCATTCGCTGCCGCAGTGACGACGACACCGGGGTGGCGTTCACCCGCCCCCGCGACATTCGGTTGATCACCTTCGACGGGCGCCCCGGGGCCGCAGGGGAACTCGACGGTTACCGGGTGCCCAACGAGCTTCCCATCCATGTCGAGACCCTGCTGGCCGATTCCCGGCACCGGGCCGTCGCGCACTTGCACCCGCCGGCCGTCGTCGCCGCCGACCTGGCCGGCATCGAGATCCGGCCCATCTATGGCGCCTACGACATCCCCGGGGCCCGGTTGGCCCGGGGCGGGGTCCCGGTGTACAAGCGGGCCGTGCTCATTCGGAATTCGGCGCTGGGTAAGGAGATGGTGGCCGCAATGGGCGGCGCACCGGTGGTGATCTGCCGCGGGCATGGAATCACCAGCGCCGCGGGCAGTGTGCAGCAGGCGATCCTGCAGGCGATCAGCGTCAACGAATTGGCGCGGATGTCGTTGCGCGTGCGTGCCGCCGGTGGCACGCTGCGTGACATCGACGAATCCGACTGGGCCGACCTGCCCGACCTGGGATCCGCATTCACCGTTGCGTCGGCCTGGCGCCACGAGGTCGCCCGGCT
- the hcaB gene encoding 3-(cis-5,6-dihydroxycyclohexa-1,3-dien-1-yl)propanoate dehydrogenase: MTGWLDGKRALVVGAGSGIGRAVVEAFRTEGAKVAVLERDPTKCDRLRAELPDLPVTEGDAITREANERAVAAAADAYGGLDTLVNCVGVFDFYQGVKDISADDLPAAFDEMFRTNVLSHVQSVKAAIPLLQRGIGPSIVLTESASSYYPGRGGLLYVASKFAVRGLVTSLAHELAPHIRVNGVAPGGTLNTDLRGLASLGLDDTRLDESPNRARDVAARSPLNVALSGQDHAWSYVYLASDRSRGLTGETVHPDGGFRLGAPKSAQP, translated from the coding sequence ATGACCGGATGGCTTGACGGCAAACGGGCGCTGGTCGTCGGCGCCGGTTCCGGAATCGGCCGAGCCGTCGTCGAGGCGTTCCGGACCGAGGGCGCCAAAGTTGCTGTGTTGGAGCGCGACCCGACCAAGTGTGACCGGTTGCGCGCAGAGCTTCCAGACCTGCCGGTCACCGAAGGCGACGCCATCACCCGCGAGGCCAACGAGCGGGCGGTCGCCGCAGCGGCCGATGCCTACGGTGGCCTGGACACCCTGGTCAACTGTGTCGGCGTCTTCGACTTCTACCAAGGCGTCAAGGACATATCCGCCGACGACCTGCCCGCGGCGTTCGACGAGATGTTCCGCACCAATGTGCTCAGCCACGTGCAGTCGGTCAAAGCCGCTATCCCCTTGCTGCAGAGGGGAATCGGTCCGTCGATCGTGCTGACGGAATCCGCGTCCTCGTATTATCCTGGCCGCGGCGGACTACTGTATGTGGCGTCGAAATTCGCGGTGCGCGGACTGGTCACTTCCTTGGCGCACGAGCTGGCGCCGCACATCCGGGTCAATGGCGTGGCCCCGGGCGGAACGCTGAACACCGACCTACGCGGTCTGGCCAGCCTCGGTCTGGACGACACCCGACTCGACGAATCACCCAACCGGGCACGCGATGTGGCCGCGCGCAGCCCGCTCAACGTCGCGCTCTCCGGGCAGGACCACGCGTGGAGTTATGTGTACCTGGCGTCGGATCGGTCCCGCGGACTGACCGGAGAAACGGTTCACCCCGACGGCGGGTTCCGCCTCGGCGCACCGAAGTCGGCTCAGCCGTGA
- a CDS encoding dihydrodiol dehydrogenase: protein MTDELAQLLAGAVGEPLVVANEFTEVQLRRVDTRNGSRLLITAPKSGQWISLDALEVEALTRQNARTLAAMVGNTHAPLLPDEPEASDDRMA, encoded by the coding sequence AGCTACTGGCCGGCGCCGTTGGTGAACCTCTGGTCGTGGCAAACGAATTCACCGAGGTACAGCTACGCCGAGTGGATACCCGCAACGGGTCTCGGCTGCTGATCACCGCGCCGAAAAGCGGCCAGTGGATCAGCCTGGATGCGCTGGAAGTCGAGGCCCTCACGCGGCAGAACGCCCGCACGCTGGCGGCCATGGTGGGCAACACGCATGCTCCGCTGCTTCCTGACGAGCCGGAAGCCTCCGATGACCGGATGGCTTGA